In Scomber japonicus isolate fScoJap1 chromosome 21, fScoJap1.pri, whole genome shotgun sequence, one DNA window encodes the following:
- the LOC128382280 gene encoding neutral cholesterol ester hydrolase 1-like, with product MRLFLAGAVLLSAAAYYVYLPLPSGVCEPWKLMLLDALFRSFMHASDVAHALGVTHRVHVVNQIVSLAEVIEAYPCPAVHVFDSTLGGVSTRVFQPKGGKKLKRGVLYFHGGGWAHGSGRMRSYDLLCRKMAEDLDAVVMSVDYRLAPEAVFPDQYHDALAASRAFLSAQVLEHYSIDPERVCVSGDSAGGNLAAAVVQEMTSDDSLTVKFKAQALIYPVMQALDFNTPSYQQNQAVPILYRPAMVNFWLLYLGADSSLEPLLLANNHSSLDQPAISARTRSKFDWTTLLPDIRKKQFQPVIRETGSRRVVDEVPALMDVRAAPLLAELEVLGRTPKAYVMTCEFDVLRDDGLMYVRRLQEAGVTVTSDHYEDGFHGCMAFAFLPMLSSVGQRSLDNYIHWLDQNL from the exons ATGAGACTCTTCTTGGCCGGCGCTGTGCTGCTGTCGGCGGCCGCTTACTACGTCTACCTGCCGCTGCCGAGCGGGGTGTGCGAGCCATGGAAACTGATGCTGCTGGACGCGTTGTTTAGGAGCTTCATGCATGCG AGCGATGTAGCTCATGCGCTGGGAGTGACCCATCGTGTTCACGTGGTGAATCAGATAGTGTCCTTGGCGGAGGTGATCGAGGCTTACCCCTGCCCTGCTGTGCACGTTTTCGACTCCACGCTGGGTGGCGTGTCCACACGTGTCTTCCAGCCGAAGGGCGGGAAGAAGCTGAAAAGAGGAGTCCTTTACTTTCATGGCGGAGGATGGGCCCACGGTAGCGGAC GGATGCGATCCTATGACCTTCTGTGTAGGAAAATGGCAGAGGATCTGGACGCTGTCGTCATGTCTGTTGA ttaccgTCTTGCTCCAGAGGCGGTGTTCCCAGATCAGTACCATGATGCACTTGCAGCGTCGAGGGCCTTCCTGTCGGCTCAGGTTTTAGAGCACTACAGCATCGAcccagagagagtgtgtgtgtccggAGACAGTGCTGGGGGAAACCTGGCCGctgctgtggttcaggag ATGACCTCAGATGACAGTCTGACAGTGAAGTTCAAGGCCCAGGCGTTGATCTACCCTGTGATGCAGGCGCTTGACTTCAACACCCCGTCCTACCAGCAGAACCAGGCCGTGCCCATCCTCTACAGGCCAGCCATGGTTAATTTCTGGCTGCTGTACCTCGGTGCTGACTCCTCCCTGGAGCCACTCCTGCTCGCTAACAACCACAGCTCCCTGGACCAGCCAGCCATCAGTGCCAGGACCCGTTCCAAGTTTGACTGGACCACTTTGCTCCCAGATATACGCAAGAAGCAGTTCCAGCCGGTCATCAGAGAAACAGGATCGCGGCGGGTGGTGGACGAGGTGCCGGCGCTGATGGATGTGAGGGCGGCACCACTGCTGGCAGAGCTGGAGGTTCTGGGTAGGACGCCTAAAGCATATGTGATGACATGTGAGTTTGATGTTCTGAGGGATGATGGGTTGATGTACGTCAGGCGGCTGCAGGAAGCCGGCGTCACGGTGACCAGCGATCACTACGAGGATGGTTTCCATGGCTGCATGGCGTTTGCATTCCTCCCCATGTTGTCCAGTGTTGGACAGAGGAGCCTGGACAACTACATCCACTGGCTGGACCAGAATCTGTAG